The following are encoded in a window of Microbacterium sp. LWO13-1.2 genomic DNA:
- a CDS encoding DUF3040 domain-containing protein, whose amino-acid sequence MPLSEQEQRLLDEMERHLLHNDADVVSAPSGDRALSYRNLVYGALLLLAGVGALIAGVALGDVLGIVVGVIGFATMLAGVMLAVTPVRRTTPVPAREGKSAKPQNSASFMDRMNDRWDRRQDGR is encoded by the coding sequence ATGCCACTGTCCGAACAGGAGCAGCGTCTGCTTGATGAGATGGAACGCCATCTCCTGCACAACGACGCCGACGTCGTGAGCGCGCCCTCCGGTGATCGTGCCTTGAGCTACCGCAACCTCGTGTACGGGGCACTCCTCCTGCTGGCCGGCGTCGGCGCGCTGATCGCGGGTGTCGCCCTCGGCGACGTGCTCGGCATCGTCGTCGGTGTGATCGGTTTCGCGACGATGCTCGCCGGAGTGATGCTCGCTGTCACCCCGGTGCGCCGCACCACCCCGGTGCCGGCTCGCGAGGGCAAGTCGGCCAAGCCGCAGAACTCGGCGTCCTTCATGGATCGCATGAACGATCGATGGGATCGCCGCCAAGACGGTCGCTGA
- the mraZ gene encoding division/cell wall cluster transcriptional repressor MraZ, whose translation MLLGTHSPKLDDKGRVILPAKFREDLGGGIVVTRGQERCLYVFSTAEFETMHERIRRAPLANKQARDFMRLFLSGASAEMPDSQNRITIPAHLRQYAGLQKELVVTGVGAHAEIWDAESWNTYLAAGEETYADLEQEVIPGLF comes from the coding sequence ATGTTGCTGGGGACGCACTCACCGAAGCTCGACGACAAGGGACGGGTCATCCTTCCCGCGAAGTTCCGCGAAGATCTGGGCGGCGGCATCGTCGTCACCCGCGGTCAGGAACGCTGCCTCTACGTCTTCAGCACTGCCGAGTTCGAGACCATGCACGAGCGGATCCGACGGGCCCCGCTCGCCAACAAGCAGGCGCGTGACTTCATGCGTCTGTTCCTCTCCGGAGCGAGCGCGGAGATGCCGGACAGCCAGAACCGCATCACCATCCCGGCGCACCTTCGTCAGTACGCCGGGCTCCAGAAGGAGCTCGTCGTCACGGGAGTCGGCGCCCACGCCGAGATCTGGGATGCCGAGAGCTGGAACACCTACCTCGCGGCCGGCGAGGAGACCTACGCAGACCTGGAGCAGGAGGTGATTCCGGGACTCTTCTGA
- the rsmH gene encoding 16S rRNA (cytosine(1402)-N(4))-methyltransferase RsmH has product MNLRDIHTPVLLDRCVELLAPALQADGAVLVDATLGMGGHAEAFLQRFDNIRLIGLDRDTDALRIAGERLARFADRITLVHTVYDEIGLHAQGAAGILFDLGVSSLQLDEAERGFAYSKDAPLDMRMDQTKGVTAAEVIATYNEGNLRRIFERYGEEKLAGRYARFIIEARQKQPITRSGELVELLIAATPAAAQRAGHPAKRVFQALRIEVNAELNVLADAIPAAMDALSVGGRIVVMSYQSLEDRLVKQAFAAGAASTTPPGLPVELPEHAPRFRIVTKGAELADDAERARNPRAIPVRLRAAEKIRESA; this is encoded by the coding sequence ATGAACCTCCGAGACATTCACACCCCCGTCCTGCTCGACCGCTGCGTCGAGCTGCTCGCTCCCGCCCTCCAGGCCGACGGAGCGGTGCTCGTGGATGCCACGCTCGGCATGGGCGGCCACGCCGAGGCCTTCCTCCAGCGCTTCGACAACATCCGGCTCATCGGGCTGGATCGCGACACGGATGCCCTGCGGATCGCGGGGGAGCGGCTCGCACGCTTCGCGGACCGGATCACCCTCGTGCACACCGTGTACGACGAGATCGGCCTGCACGCACAGGGCGCCGCCGGCATCCTCTTCGACCTCGGTGTCTCCTCGTTGCAGCTCGATGAAGCAGAGCGCGGGTTCGCGTACTCCAAGGACGCACCGCTGGACATGCGCATGGACCAGACCAAGGGGGTCACCGCCGCCGAAGTCATCGCCACGTACAACGAGGGCAACCTCCGCCGCATCTTCGAGCGCTACGGCGAGGAGAAGCTCGCCGGCCGCTACGCGCGTTTCATCATCGAGGCGCGACAGAAGCAGCCGATCACCCGCTCCGGCGAACTCGTGGAACTGCTGATCGCGGCGACCCCCGCCGCAGCGCAGCGCGCGGGCCACCCGGCCAAGCGCGTGTTCCAGGCGTTGCGCATCGAGGTCAATGCCGAGCTGAACGTGCTCGCAGACGCGATCCCTGCGGCGATGGACGCACTCAGCGTCGGTGGACGGATCGTCGTGATGTCGTATCAGTCGCTGGAAGACCGCCTGGTCAAGCAGGCGTTCGCGGCCGGGGCTGCTTCGACGACGCCCCCGGGACTCCCGGTCGAACTCCCCGAGCACGCTCCGCGGTTCCGCATCGTGACCAAGGGCGCCGAACTGGCGGACGACGCCGAGCGTGCGCGCAACCCCCGGGCGATCCCGGTGCGGCTGCGCGCGGCCGAGAAGATCAGGGAGTCGGCATGA
- a CDS encoding penicillin-binding protein 2 — protein sequence MTTRATRSPRRRTVVALAVVLAVLAAFVVRLVDIQVVRADAHVEDSLRTGKLGTSTSIPGQRGSIVDSEGTVLASSVLVYDAQLSPQVIMLLENDEENKPKLPWAEASEKIAAITGQTGDEVRAIVAAALAENAESQYALLKRGLTTEQYLALRDLGLPYLAVKPRETRVYPNGAVAGNIVGFLDGEGKAQVGVEKMEGQCLASTAGERSYRTGKDGVVIPGSERTVDAVDGGTVQLTLNSDLQWYMQQMIGEEAQKQGAKGGTVTVVETKTGKIRAAAEWPAMDPNDLDASARETWGNQIFTYDFEPGSTFKAITAAAVIEGAGASPLTTVTASSRETFPNGAVINDAFSHPDYNYTLAGALIDSSNVALSKFGEMVSPDVRHDYLQRFGVGTETIGFPNETDGTLHPTSEWDNQSIYTTSFGQHFTVTAPQLAGAYQAIANGGEKIGLSLVESCTQTDGTVVTPDAPEREQIVTPETASQLTRMLENVAVQGGLAEDIAVPGYRVTSKTGTAQVADLVNGGYKSGVYYTSMVGFAPVDDPEYVIVVTLDEPTRITSSAATASAFQKAVTQVMKTYRVMPSSTPMDELLPKFE from the coding sequence ATGACGACACGAGCCACCCGCAGTCCGCGGCGACGCACCGTCGTCGCCCTCGCCGTCGTGCTCGCCGTGCTGGCGGCGTTCGTCGTCCGGCTTGTCGACATCCAGGTGGTCAGGGCGGATGCCCATGTCGAGGACTCGCTCCGCACCGGCAAACTCGGAACGTCGACGTCGATCCCCGGTCAGCGCGGATCGATCGTGGACTCCGAAGGCACAGTCCTCGCCTCCAGCGTCCTGGTCTACGACGCCCAGCTGAGCCCGCAGGTCATCATGCTCCTGGAGAACGACGAGGAGAACAAGCCGAAGCTGCCGTGGGCCGAGGCGTCCGAGAAGATCGCCGCGATCACCGGTCAGACCGGCGATGAGGTGCGCGCGATCGTCGCCGCCGCTCTTGCCGAGAACGCCGAGAGTCAGTACGCGCTGCTGAAGCGGGGCCTGACCACCGAGCAGTACCTCGCGCTGCGCGACCTGGGGCTGCCCTATCTGGCCGTGAAGCCCCGGGAGACACGGGTCTACCCGAATGGCGCCGTCGCCGGCAACATCGTCGGCTTCCTCGACGGAGAGGGCAAGGCGCAGGTCGGCGTCGAGAAGATGGAGGGCCAGTGCCTGGCCTCCACCGCCGGCGAGAGGTCCTACCGCACCGGCAAGGACGGCGTCGTGATCCCCGGCAGTGAACGCACTGTCGACGCGGTGGACGGTGGAACCGTGCAGCTCACGCTCAACAGCGATCTGCAGTGGTACATGCAGCAGATGATCGGCGAAGAGGCGCAGAAGCAGGGTGCCAAGGGCGGCACCGTCACAGTCGTCGAGACCAAGACCGGCAAGATCCGGGCGGCGGCCGAGTGGCCGGCGATGGACCCCAATGATCTGGATGCGTCGGCACGCGAGACCTGGGGCAACCAGATCTTCACGTACGACTTCGAGCCCGGCTCGACGTTCAAAGCGATCACCGCCGCTGCGGTGATCGAGGGCGCGGGGGCGAGCCCCCTGACCACCGTCACGGCTTCGTCTCGCGAGACGTTCCCGAACGGGGCCGTCATCAACGACGCCTTCTCGCACCCGGACTACAACTACACGCTCGCCGGCGCACTGATCGACTCGTCGAACGTGGCGCTGTCGAAGTTCGGCGAGATGGTCAGTCCGGACGTGCGCCACGACTACCTGCAGCGATTCGGCGTCGGCACCGAGACGATCGGGTTCCCGAACGAGACCGACGGCACGCTGCACCCGACCAGCGAGTGGGACAACCAGTCGATCTACACCACCTCCTTCGGTCAGCACTTCACCGTCACCGCACCGCAGCTCGCCGGGGCGTACCAGGCGATCGCCAACGGCGGGGAGAAGATCGGGCTCTCGCTCGTCGAGTCCTGCACGCAGACGGACGGCACCGTCGTCACGCCGGATGCGCCAGAACGCGAGCAGATCGTCACGCCCGAGACCGCATCGCAGCTGACGCGCATGCTGGAGAACGTCGCGGTGCAGGGCGGACTCGCCGAAGACATCGCGGTGCCCGGCTACCGTGTCACGAGCAAGACCGGAACCGCGCAGGTCGCAGATCTGGTCAACGGCGGCTACAAGTCCGGCGTCTACTACACGAGCATGGTCGGCTTCGCGCCCGTCGACGATCCTGAGTACGTCATCGTGGTGACCCTCGACGAGCCGACTAGAATTACATCGTCTGCCGCAACCGCTTCCGCCTTCCAGAAGGCCGTGACGCAGGTCATGAAGACCTATCGCGTCATGCCGTCGTCCACGCCGATGGACGAGTTGCTGCCCAAGTTCGAATAG
- the murF gene encoding UDP-N-acetylmuramoyl-tripeptide--D-alanyl-D-alanine ligase, with protein MIALSLAEIAAITGGDLRLVGDDTATTVVRGVVDTDSREMEPGSIFVAKPGAETDGHRFVGAAAQAGAVLAIVERPVDEAVTQIVVTDVIAALADLAKEVVGRVRAIGNLRIVGITGSNGKTTTKNFLARILSDEGEVVAPVRSFNNEVGAPVTMLRVTENTRYLVSEFGAAAPGSIAHLAGLVEPDVAVVLMVGLAHAGGFGGIEETAKAKAELVAAARADGTAVLGIDDSRVAAMRELATERGMRVVGFGQSAAADIRADDVAVTASGTRCTVEVDGIRFPLHMQVLGAHHVGNALAAIAAAGVLGVSVADAIARLETVEIAERWRMQPLGSDRVRIINDAYNASPDSMAAALRTLAQITGPGERTVAVLGAMTELGESTGEEHDRIGLLAVRLNIQRIVVVGPEARRLYLSAVGEGSWDSEAVHLPDQDAAFEYLRTELRDGDRVLVKSSNSVGLRHLGDRLGELFS; from the coding sequence ATGATCGCCCTGTCGCTTGCTGAGATCGCCGCCATCACCGGTGGTGACCTGCGTCTCGTCGGAGACGACACCGCCACCACGGTGGTGAGGGGAGTGGTCGACACGGACTCCCGAGAGATGGAGCCGGGGTCGATCTTCGTCGCGAAGCCCGGGGCCGAGACCGATGGGCACCGCTTCGTCGGCGCCGCCGCTCAGGCGGGAGCCGTCCTGGCGATCGTCGAGCGGCCGGTCGATGAAGCTGTGACCCAGATCGTGGTGACGGATGTGATCGCGGCCCTGGCTGATCTGGCCAAGGAGGTCGTGGGGCGCGTGCGCGCCATCGGGAATCTGAGGATCGTCGGCATCACGGGCTCGAACGGCAAGACCACGACGAAGAACTTCCTCGCTCGCATCCTGTCGGACGAGGGCGAGGTCGTCGCGCCCGTCAGGTCGTTCAACAATGAGGTCGGCGCTCCCGTCACCATGCTCCGCGTCACCGAGAACACGCGGTATCTGGTGAGCGAGTTCGGCGCAGCGGCACCGGGGAGCATCGCTCACCTCGCCGGTCTGGTCGAGCCGGACGTCGCGGTCGTCTTGATGGTGGGCCTTGCCCATGCCGGCGGGTTCGGCGGCATCGAGGAGACGGCGAAGGCCAAGGCGGAGTTGGTGGCCGCGGCGCGAGCCGATGGCACGGCGGTTCTGGGTATCGACGATTCTCGAGTGGCCGCGATGCGGGAACTCGCCACTGAGCGCGGTATGCGCGTCGTCGGTTTCGGGCAGAGCGCCGCCGCAGACATCCGGGCGGACGACGTCGCAGTGACGGCATCCGGCACGCGCTGCACCGTCGAAGTCGACGGCATCCGATTCCCGCTCCACATGCAGGTGCTCGGCGCGCATCATGTCGGCAACGCGCTGGCGGCGATCGCCGCGGCCGGCGTGCTGGGCGTGTCGGTTGCGGATGCGATCGCCCGTCTGGAGACCGTGGAGATCGCGGAGCGCTGGAGGATGCAGCCACTCGGCAGCGACCGCGTGCGCATCATCAACGATGCGTACAACGCCAGCCCCGACTCGATGGCGGCAGCCCTTCGCACTCTTGCTCAGATCACCGGCCCCGGTGAGCGAACCGTCGCCGTGCTCGGCGCGATGACAGAGCTCGGTGAGAGCACGGGGGAGGAGCACGACCGTATCGGCCTGCTCGCCGTGCGCCTGAACATCCAGCGGATCGTCGTCGTCGGCCCTGAGGCCCGCCGTCTCTACCTCTCCGCCGTCGGTGAAGGCTCCTGGGACAGCGAGGCCGTGCATCTGCCCGATCAGGATGCCGCTTTCGAATACCTGCGCACAGAACTTCGCGACGGCGACCGCGTGCTCGTGAAATCATCCAATTCCGTGGGCCTTCGGCATCTCGGCGATCGTCTGGGAGAATTGTTCTCGTGA
- the mraY gene encoding phospho-N-acetylmuramoyl-pentapeptide-transferase, with translation MRSLLMAAAISLAFTLFLTPVFLRLFRKWGWGQVIRTPEDIANPSHEAKRGTPTMGGVIFILGTIVGYFTGVYVSGEVPALSSILVIWLMVGFGAVGFIDDYMKVRSQRSLGLSGWRKVIGQLLVIIPFGVVALNFPNTFDQTPASGSISLFRDITWLNLFVFGAILGWVLYLVWIAIIGVATSNSVNLTDGLDGLAAGAGVFVVGAYSLIAFWQFKQSCTVVDTEALSGCYEVRDPFNLAIISASFAAGLIGFLWWNAPKAKVFMGDVGSMAIGGVITAMAILTRTELLLFVIAGVFVISSGSVILQRTYFKATRGKRLFLMSPFHHHLEMRGWPEVTIVVRLWVIAGLLAVSAVGLFYVEWLTRVD, from the coding sequence GTGAGGTCCCTGCTAATGGCGGCGGCGATATCGCTCGCCTTCACACTCTTCCTGACTCCTGTCTTCCTCCGGCTGTTCCGCAAATGGGGATGGGGGCAGGTCATCCGCACCCCCGAGGACATCGCCAACCCCAGCCACGAGGCGAAGCGCGGAACGCCGACGATGGGCGGGGTGATCTTCATCCTCGGCACCATCGTGGGTTACTTCACCGGTGTGTACGTCAGCGGCGAAGTGCCTGCGCTGTCGTCGATCCTGGTGATCTGGTTGATGGTCGGGTTCGGTGCCGTCGGCTTCATCGACGACTACATGAAGGTGCGCAGTCAGCGCAGCCTCGGCCTCTCCGGCTGGAGGAAGGTGATCGGGCAGCTGCTCGTGATCATCCCGTTCGGCGTCGTCGCCCTGAACTTTCCGAACACGTTCGATCAGACACCGGCGAGTGGCTCGATCTCGCTGTTCCGCGACATCACGTGGCTGAACCTCTTCGTGTTCGGCGCGATCCTCGGATGGGTCCTGTACCTGGTGTGGATCGCGATCATCGGCGTGGCGACCTCGAACAGCGTGAACCTGACTGACGGGCTGGACGGCCTCGCGGCTGGAGCCGGTGTGTTCGTCGTCGGTGCATACAGCCTGATCGCGTTCTGGCAGTTCAAGCAGTCGTGCACGGTCGTGGATACCGAGGCCCTCAGCGGATGCTACGAGGTGCGCGATCCGTTCAACCTCGCCATCATCTCCGCGTCGTTCGCCGCCGGGCTCATCGGCTTCCTCTGGTGGAATGCCCCGAAGGCCAAGGTCTTCATGGGCGACGTCGGCTCGATGGCGATCGGTGGCGTGATCACGGCGATGGCGATCCTCACCCGCACCGAACTGCTGCTCTTCGTAATCGCCGGGGTCTTCGTGATCTCCTCCGGGTCGGTGATCCTGCAGCGCACCTACTTCAAGGCGACTCGCGGCAAGCGGCTGTTCCTGATGAGCCCGTTCCACCACCATCTCGAGATGCGCGGCTGGCCGGAGGTCACCATCGTCGTGCGCCTCTGGGTCATCGCGGGCCTGCTGGCGGTGTCGGCCGTCGGACTCTTCTACGTCGAGTGGTTGACGCGTGTCGACTGA
- the murD gene encoding UDP-N-acetylmuramoyl-L-alanine--D-glutamate ligase has translation MSTEARLDALTSWHADWRGLRVAVLGLSMTGFSVADTLTELGADVLVLSETAADEYEGLLPVIGARFELGSLAAVPDALTDFAPEVIVASPGFSPSHPLIRWAQDSGIALWGDIELAWRLRDKVVRADGTPADWVLITGTNGKTTTTQLTASLLVEGGLRAAPCGNIGVPVLDAVRDPSGFDVLVVELSSHQLWYLGQSTAAGELFPYAAVCLNLADDHLVWHGSADAYRDAKAFVYRNTRIACVYNKADEATRRMVEDADVIEGARAIGFDLGVPGPSDLGVVEGLLVDRAFHEDRARSALELTTVADLENAGLSAPHIVQNILAASALARSLGVAPAAIHAALLKFRLDAHRIQVIARHAGITWVDDSKATNPHAAASSLRAFPGAVWVVGGDLKGVDIADLVAEVGTTASAAVVIGVERSAVVAAFQRHAPAVPVFEVEAGETGHVMNRVVEIAAGIVDDEGTVLLAPAAASFDQFSSYADRGHRFAEAVRDWIDRGNADDTGRPNPTR, from the coding sequence GTGTCGACTGAAGCGCGCCTGGATGCTCTGACCAGCTGGCACGCCGACTGGAGGGGACTGCGGGTCGCGGTTCTCGGCCTTTCGATGACCGGCTTCTCGGTCGCCGACACTCTCACCGAGCTCGGCGCCGACGTCCTGGTGCTCAGCGAGACCGCTGCGGACGAATACGAGGGACTGCTGCCCGTGATCGGCGCCCGGTTCGAGCTCGGCTCGCTGGCGGCCGTCCCTGATGCCCTGACCGATTTCGCCCCCGAGGTGATCGTCGCCTCTCCAGGGTTCTCGCCCTCGCATCCGCTGATCCGCTGGGCTCAGGATTCTGGCATCGCCCTCTGGGGCGATATCGAACTGGCTTGGCGCCTTCGCGACAAGGTCGTCCGCGCGGACGGCACGCCGGCGGACTGGGTTCTCATCACCGGCACGAACGGCAAGACGACGACCACGCAGCTGACGGCGTCGCTGCTCGTCGAGGGCGGGCTGCGCGCGGCTCCGTGCGGGAACATCGGCGTGCCGGTGCTCGATGCCGTGCGCGACCCCTCAGGGTTCGATGTCCTGGTCGTGGAGCTCTCCAGTCATCAGCTCTGGTACCTCGGGCAGTCGACGGCCGCGGGGGAGCTGTTCCCCTACGCGGCCGTCTGCCTCAACCTCGCCGACGATCACCTGGTATGGCACGGCAGCGCCGACGCCTACCGCGACGCGAAGGCGTTCGTGTACCGCAACACACGGATCGCCTGCGTCTACAACAAGGCCGATGAGGCCACCAGACGCATGGTCGAGGACGCCGACGTCATCGAGGGCGCCAGGGCGATCGGCTTCGACCTCGGCGTCCCCGGGCCCAGCGACCTCGGCGTCGTGGAGGGACTCCTCGTCGATCGCGCGTTCCATGAAGACCGCGCGCGCAGCGCCCTGGAGTTGACCACGGTCGCGGATCTCGAGAATGCGGGATTGTCGGCACCGCACATCGTGCAGAACATCCTCGCCGCCAGTGCGCTCGCCCGCTCTCTCGGCGTCGCACCGGCGGCGATCCACGCGGCACTTCTGAAGTTCCGATTGGATGCCCACCGCATTCAGGTGATCGCCCGGCACGCCGGCATCACCTGGGTCGACGATTCGAAGGCGACGAACCCGCATGCCGCGGCTTCGTCGCTGCGTGCCTTTCCCGGTGCCGTCTGGGTCGTCGGAGGCGATCTCAAGGGCGTGGACATCGCCGACCTCGTCGCCGAAGTCGGCACGACGGCCAGTGCAGCCGTCGTCATCGGGGTCGAACGGTCGGCCGTTGTCGCGGCATTCCAGCGACACGCGCCCGCAGTGCCCGTATTCGAGGTGGAAGCTGGCGAGACTGGACACGTCATGAACCGTGTCGTGGAGATCGCGGCGGGGATCGTCGACGACGAGGGTACGGTTCTGCTGGCCCCGGCGGCGGCATCCTTCGACCAGTTCTCCAGCTACGCGGATCGCGGCCATCGCTTCGCCGAAGCGGTGCGGGACTGGATCGACCGGGGGAACGCCGATGACACAGGTCGCCCGAACCCCACGCGGTGA
- the ftsW gene encoding putative lipid II flippase FtsW translates to MTQVARTPRGEAGRSESGGLAARVTLGRRFTPVSTEFLLITSTALLLTIFGLVMVLSATSATAVANGDNPMDGALRQGVFAILGVPLMFLISRFPVPFLKKIAWPALFGAVALQLLVFTPLGDEGGGNRNWIKIAGFTLQPSEFLKLALALWIAYVLLRKQAMLGTWHQVFIPVIPVGVLAIGTVLAGKDLGTSMVLVLILLGCLFFSGVKLRLFILPVILGVAAVLAYALTSPDRLRRITATCDDMSQYYGDCYQSIHGIWGMASGGIFGLGLGNSQEKYGWLPAPGNDFIFAIVGEELGLIGCVVVLALFTFFAVGAFHIIRKTSDPFIRVAAGGITVWIVGQAVINIGVVIGIFPVMGVPLPFMSQGGTALLAVLIACGVLLAFARTLPATERGKAVRTPSAERGRVTR, encoded by the coding sequence ATGACACAGGTCGCCCGAACCCCACGCGGTGAAGCCGGGCGCTCCGAGTCCGGCGGACTCGCCGCCCGCGTCACGCTCGGGCGCCGCTTCACCCCGGTGTCGACGGAGTTCCTCCTCATCACATCGACCGCCCTGCTGCTGACGATCTTCGGCCTCGTGATGGTGCTCTCCGCCACGAGCGCGACGGCGGTGGCCAACGGTGACAATCCGATGGACGGCGCCCTGCGACAGGGCGTGTTCGCGATACTGGGTGTTCCGCTGATGTTCCTGATCAGCCGGTTTCCGGTGCCGTTCCTGAAGAAGATCGCCTGGCCGGCACTGTTCGGCGCCGTCGCGCTGCAACTTCTCGTCTTCACGCCGCTCGGCGACGAGGGCGGCGGAAACCGCAACTGGATCAAGATCGCGGGATTCACGCTCCAGCCCTCGGAGTTCCTCAAGCTGGCCCTCGCGCTCTGGATCGCCTACGTCCTGCTGCGCAAGCAGGCGATGCTGGGAACCTGGCACCAGGTCTTCATCCCTGTCATCCCGGTCGGTGTCCTCGCCATCGGCACGGTTCTCGCCGGTAAGGACCTGGGCACGTCGATGGTGCTCGTACTCATCCTCCTCGGCTGTCTCTTCTTCTCCGGAGTGAAGCTGCGACTGTTCATCCTGCCGGTGATCCTCGGCGTGGCCGCGGTGCTGGCGTACGCGCTGACGAGCCCGGACAGGTTGCGGCGCATCACGGCGACGTGCGACGACATGTCGCAGTACTACGGCGACTGCTATCAGTCGATCCACGGCATCTGGGGCATGGCGAGCGGCGGCATCTTCGGCCTGGGGCTCGGCAATTCGCAGGAGAAATACGGCTGGCTGCCCGCGCCGGGCAACGACTTCATCTTCGCGATCGTCGGCGAGGAGCTGGGACTGATCGGCTGTGTCGTCGTGCTCGCCCTCTTCACGTTCTTCGCCGTCGGCGCGTTCCACATCATCCGCAAGACGTCGGATCCCTTCATCCGCGTCGCTGCCGGTGGCATCACCGTCTGGATCGTCGGGCAGGCCGTGATCAACATCGGCGTCGTGATCGGAATCTTCCCGGTGATGGGCGTGCCGCTGCCGTTCATGTCTCAGGGCGGCACCGCCCTGCTCGCCGTGCTCATCGCCTGCGGTGTGCTCCTCGCGTTCGCACGCACGCTTCCGGCCACCGAGCGGGGCAAGGCCGTCCGCACTCCTTCGGCAGAGCGGGGTAGGGTCACCAGGTGA
- a CDS encoding UDP-N-acetylglucosamine--N-acetylmuramyl-(pentapeptide) pyrophosphoryl-undecaprenol N-acetylglucosamine transferase translates to MTTYLLAGGGTAGHVNPLLAVADSLRARDAEASVLVLGTAEGLESRLVPERGYELLIVDKVPFPRRPNKQAAAFPGRFRRAIAQVRAHIRAHGIDVLVGFGGYASAPAYVAARREGIPFVVHEANAKPGLANVLGARRAAAVGVAFEGTPLRGSEVVGMPLRSEIIALDRRAARAEAAEAFGLDPDRPVLLAFGGSLGAQRLNEALADSWADVLAAGWQLVHVTGERSDLVDPEVPGYVVRRYVDRMDLAFSLADLIVSRSGSATVSEISALGIPALYVPYSVGNGEQRLNAASSVAAGAAELLDDATFDGDAVRRIVVPLLGDRERLARMAAAAERTGTRNGTENVVALIDRALGASASAR, encoded by the coding sequence GTGACCACGTACCTGCTTGCCGGCGGAGGAACCGCCGGCCATGTCAACCCCCTGCTCGCCGTCGCCGATTCGCTGCGTGCGCGCGATGCTGAGGCTTCCGTCCTCGTGCTCGGCACGGCGGAGGGGCTGGAGTCCCGTCTCGTGCCCGAGCGCGGCTATGAGCTGCTCATCGTGGACAAGGTGCCGTTCCCTCGTCGTCCGAACAAGCAGGCGGCGGCGTTCCCCGGGCGTTTCCGCCGAGCCATCGCCCAGGTGCGCGCGCACATCCGCGCACACGGAATCGACGTGCTCGTCGGCTTCGGCGGCTACGCGTCGGCGCCGGCGTACGTCGCCGCGCGGCGCGAGGGCATCCCCTTCGTGGTGCACGAGGCGAACGCGAAGCCCGGACTCGCGAACGTCCTCGGCGCGCGGCGTGCGGCGGCCGTCGGCGTCGCGTTCGAGGGCACGCCATTGCGGGGGAGCGAAGTGGTCGGCATGCCCCTGCGAAGCGAGATCATCGCCCTCGATCGGCGCGCGGCGCGTGCGGAGGCCGCGGAGGCGTTCGGCCTGGACCCCGACCGGCCTGTGCTGCTCGCGTTCGGCGGTTCGCTGGGCGCGCAGCGCCTCAATGAGGCGCTTGCGGATTCGTGGGCAGACGTCCTCGCGGCGGGCTGGCAGCTTGTGCACGTCACGGGGGAGCGCAGCGATCTCGTCGACCCCGAGGTGCCCGGGTACGTCGTCCGGCGGTATGTCGACCGGATGGACCTCGCGTTCTCCCTCGCCGACCTCATCGTCTCGCGGTCGGGGTCGGCGACGGTCAGCGAGATCAGCGCCCTCGGGATTCCGGCTCTGTACGTCCCGTACTCCGTCGGAAACGGCGAACAGCGCCTGAACGCCGCATCGTCGGTCGCCGCGGGTGCGGCGGAGCTGCTCGACGATGCCACCTTCGACGGAGATGCCGTGCGACGGATCGTGGTCCCCCTTCTCGGAGACCGTGAACGCCTGGCCCGGATGGCCGCGGCTGCGGAGCGCACCGGTACCCGCAACGGCACCGAGAACGTCGTCGCGCTGATCGATCGCGCCCTGGGTGCCTCCGCATCCGCTCGTTGA